The Mixophyes fleayi isolate aMixFle1 chromosome 1, aMixFle1.hap1, whole genome shotgun sequence genome includes a region encoding these proteins:
- the LOC142151875 gene encoding signal recognition particle subunit SRP72-like, whose translation MATPGGTAGSSSLASLWSDVNKAGQNGDFTRALKSINKILQAAKDDVKALHCKVVCLIQNGSFKEALTLINNNSKVLTSDIISFEKAYCEYRLNKIENALKTIENAAQKTEKLKELQGQVLYRLERYEECLSVYRDIIRNSQDDYDEERQTNMSAVVAAMSIWGKEMPEDFGLQETSYELCYNAACTLIGQGKLSEAVKKLQESEKLCRQSISEDTDLTEEDIEAELAIIHGQMAYVMQLQGSIDDALQLYNQIIKLKPTDVGLLAVVANNIITINKDQNVFDSKKKVKLTNAEGVEHKLAKQQLQAIEFNKALLSMYTNQAEQCRKLSTSLQAQNPEHMLPVLIQAAQLCREKQHSKAIDLLQEFADQHPSTAPQIKLTMAQLKLVQGNVTKACMIMKSIQEMAHRPGMVSALVTMHSHDEDIDSAIEVFNQAIIWYQENQPNSPTHLYLIREASNFKLKHGRKKEAINDLEQLWKQNPRDIHTLAQLISAYSIVDANKAKVLSEHLPSSDTMHLKVDVDALENSTGATFIRKKAAKVAGEQTKEQGQVELKKKKKKKKGKLPKNYDPKVTPDPERWLPMRERSYYRGKKKGKKKEQIGKGTQGATAAATAEFDASKTASSPPTSPRPGMAATNAPSSSTSNVIPPRHQKPMGAAGTKKKQQQKKKKGGKGSW comes from the exons ATGGCGACTCCTGGGGGTACTGCAGGATCGTCCTCGCTGGCCTCTTTATGGAGCGATGTGAATAAAGCTGGACAGAACGGGGACTTCACTCGGGCCCTAAAGTCCATCAATAAGA TATTGCAGGCGGCAAAGGATGATGTTAAAGCCCTACATTGTAAAGTGGTTTGTCTCATCCAGAATGGAAGCTTTAAGGAAGCCCTTACATTAATTAACAACAATTCTAAAGTGCTTACAAG tGATATAATATCTTTTGAGAAGGCGTACTGTGAGTACAGgctaaataaaattgaaaatgctttgaaaactatagaaaatgctgcacaaaaaacagaaaaactaaaGGAACTCCAGGGACAAGTG CTGTATAGATTGGAGCGCTATGAAGAATGTTTATCTGTTTATCGAGATATCATTCGTAACTCTCAAGATGACTATGATGAAGAGAGACAAACAAATATGTCTGCTGTGGTGGCTGCTATGAGTATTTGGGGGAAAGAGATGCCA GAGGACTTTGGCTTGCAGGAGACCTCCTATGAACTTTGCTACAATGCAGCCTGTACTTTAATAGGTCAGGGCAAGCTGAGCGAAGCAGTGAAAAAGCTGCAAGAATCAGAAA AACTCTGCAGACAATCCATTTCAGAAGACACA GACTTGACAGAAGAAGACATAGAGGCTGAATTGGCCATAATCCACGGTCAGATGGCCTATGTCATGCAGCTACAAGGCTCCATAGATGATGCTCTTCAGCTTTACAACCAAATCATAAAGTTAAA GCCCACTGATGTTGGTTTGTTGGCTGTTGTGGCAAATAACATCATAACAATTAACAAG gaccAAAATGTGTTTGACTCAAAGAAGAAAGTGAAGCTTACAAATGCTGAGGGAGTGGAACATAAGCTGGCTAAGCAACAACTCCAAGCTATTGAATTTAATAAGGCTTTGCTATCCATGTATACAAATCAG GCAGAGCAATGTAGAAAGCTGTCCACCAGTTTACAGGCTCAGAACCCCGAACATATGCTTCCTGTGCTCATTCAGGCTGCCCAGCTGTGTCGTGAGAAGCAGCATTCAAAAGCTATAGACCTGTTACAG GAATTTGCAGATCAGCATCCGAGTACTGCACCCCAAATCAAACTAACAATGGCACAGTTGAAACTTGTACAAG gtAATGTTACAAAGGCTTGTATGATAATGAAGAGCATTCAAGAAATGGCGCATAGACCTGGCATG GTGTCTGCATTAGTTACTATGCACAGCCATGATGAGGATATTGACAGTGCCATAGAAGTATTCAACCAAGCGATCATCTGGTACCAAGAAAACCAA CCAAATTCTCCAACACACTTGTACTTAATAAGAGAAGCTTCCAACTTCAAACTAAAACATGGACGGAAGAAGGAGGCAATAAACGACCTTGAGCAACTATGGAA ACAGAATCCCAGGGATATTCATACTTTGGCTCAGCTCATCTCTGCATATTCCATTGTGGATGCTAACAAAGCAAAAGT TCTTAGTGAACATTTGCCCTCTTCTGACACTATGCATTTGAAAGTGGATGTGGATGCCTTGGAAAATTCCACTGGAGCTACGTTTATCCGGAAAAAGGCTGCTAAAGTGGCTGGGGAGCAAACCAAAGAACAAGG ACAAGTGGAActtaagaaaaagaagaagaaaaaaaaag GAAAACTACCCAAGAATTATGATCCCAAAGTTACTCCAGATCCAGAACGATGGCTTCCCATGCGAGAACGATCATACTACCGTGGTAAAAAGAAGGGGAAGAAGAAGGAACAGATTGGCAAAGGGACCCAGGGAGCCACAGCAGCTGCAACAGCTGAATT TGATGCAAGTAAAACGGCCAGCAGTCCCCCAACATCTCCAAGACCAGGCATGGCAGCGACAAATGCCCCTTCATCCTCTACCAGCAATGTCATACCCCCTCGACACCAGAAACCAATGGGAGCTGCTGGCACAAAGAAAAAGCagcaacaaaagaaaaagaaaggaggAAAAGGCAGTTGGTGA